From a single Pseudomonas serboccidentalis genomic region:
- a CDS encoding NAD(P)/FAD-dependent oxidoreductase — MKQQHVNSYYAATRNEVIDFPVLEESVECDVCIIGAGYTGLSSALFLSEAGYKVTVLEAAKVGYGASGRNGGQLVNSYSRDVDVIEERYGDKTAEILGSMIFEGADIIRSRIKEYDIKCDYRPGGIFAAMNKKQLNGLAEQKRSWERYGNKNLKMLDAADIRREVGSDAYVGGMLDMQGGHVHPLNLALGEAAAIVSRGGKIYEQSAAVEIKYGEPNVVRTAKGQVRAKYLLIAGNAYLPQGLDNRVTAKSMPCGSQICVTEPLTEKQARSLITNNYCVEDCNYLLDYYRLTADNRLLYGGGVVYGAREPDDIEQLIRPKILKTFPQLKDVKIDYRWTGNFLLTMSRMPQFGRIEKNAYYMQGYSGHGVTCSHLAGKLISEMIRGDAERFDAFASLPHMPMIGGRTFSAPLTALGAVYYSLRDRFGI; from the coding sequence ATGAAACAGCAACACGTCAACAGCTACTACGCCGCCACCCGCAACGAAGTCATCGACTTCCCGGTGCTTGAAGAATCGGTCGAATGCGATGTCTGCATCATCGGCGCCGGCTACACCGGTCTGTCCTCGGCGCTTTTCCTGAGCGAAGCCGGCTACAAAGTGACGGTGCTCGAAGCGGCGAAAGTCGGCTACGGCGCCAGCGGCCGCAATGGCGGGCAATTGGTCAACTCCTACAGCCGCGACGTCGATGTGATCGAAGAGCGCTACGGCGACAAGACCGCAGAAATCCTCGGCAGCATGATCTTCGAAGGCGCCGACATCATTCGTTCGCGCATCAAGGAATACGACATCAAATGCGACTACCGCCCGGGCGGCATCTTCGCAGCGATGAACAAGAAACAACTCAATGGCCTGGCCGAGCAGAAGCGCAGTTGGGAACGTTACGGCAACAAAAATCTGAAGATGCTCGATGCTGCTGACATCCGTCGTGAAGTCGGCTCCGACGCCTACGTTGGCGGCATGCTGGACATGCAGGGCGGTCACGTTCACCCGCTGAACCTGGCGCTCGGTGAGGCCGCGGCCATCGTGAGCCGGGGCGGCAAGATCTACGAGCAATCGGCGGCCGTGGAAATCAAATACGGCGAGCCCAACGTCGTGCGGACCGCCAAAGGCCAGGTGCGCGCCAAGTACCTGCTGATCGCTGGCAACGCCTACCTGCCGCAAGGTCTGGACAACCGCGTGACCGCGAAAAGCATGCCGTGCGGCTCACAGATCTGCGTCACCGAACCGCTGACCGAGAAGCAGGCGCGCAGCCTGATCACCAACAACTACTGCGTCGAAGACTGCAACTACCTGCTCGACTACTACCGCCTGACGGCCGACAACCGTTTGCTGTACGGCGGCGGCGTGGTCTACGGCGCGCGGGAGCCGGACGACATCGAGCAACTGATCCGCCCGAAGATCCTCAAGACCTTCCCGCAGCTCAAGGACGTGAAAATCGACTACCGCTGGACCGGCAACTTCCTGCTGACCATGTCGCGCATGCCGCAATTTGGCCGCATCGAGAAAAACGCCTACTACATGCAGGGCTACAGCGGCCACGGCGTCACCTGCTCGCACCTGGCCGGCAAACTGATCTCGGAAATGATCCGCGGCGACGCCGAACGCTTCGATGCCTTCGCCTCGCTACCGCACATGCCCATGATCGGCGGCCGCACCTTCTCCGCCCCATTGACCGCCCTCGGCGCCGTCTACTACTCGCTGCGCGACCGTTTCGGCATCTAG
- a CDS encoding cupin domain-containing protein: MDTGSRLKLVRESYKLSQRELARRSGVTNATISLIEQNRVSPSVSSLKKLLEGIPMSLADFFTFDQPPREHQYVFRANEQPDLGRHGLRLLLIGASVPSRQMRLLREQYAPGASSGEEPIVHSEGEECGLVTRGTVELTVDGSVSVLNAGDGYYFPTTLPHKFRNIGADEAEIISANTPANF, from the coding sequence ATGGATACGGGTTCTCGACTCAAACTAGTACGCGAAAGCTACAAACTGTCCCAGCGCGAGCTGGCCCGGCGTAGCGGCGTGACCAATGCCACCATCTCCCTGATCGAACAGAATCGTGTCAGTCCTTCCGTCAGCTCCCTGAAAAAGCTGCTCGAAGGCATCCCGATGTCCCTGGCCGACTTCTTCACCTTCGACCAGCCCCCGCGCGAACACCAATACGTGTTCCGCGCCAACGAACAGCCCGACCTCGGCCGCCACGGCCTGCGCCTGCTGCTGATCGGCGCCTCCGTCCCAAGCCGCCAGATGCGCCTGCTGCGCGAGCAATACGCGCCAGGCGCGAGCTCCGGGGAAGAGCCGATTGTTCACTCGGAAGGTGAAGAGTGTGGGTTGGTGACGCGCGGCACCGTGGAGTTGACGGTGGATGGGTCGGTGAGTGTGTTGAATGCGGGGGATGGGTATTACTTTCCTACGACGTTGCCGCATAAGTTCCGGAACATTGGGGCGGATGAGGCTGAGATTATTAGTGCGAATACGCCGGCGAATTTTTGA
- a CDS encoding DUF4225 domain-containing protein, producing the protein MNEDSCDIDDVSRAASDLVAFGCKIGATQLYDSFTQLRFSEIVSDYANEIIRAVDEGVISAKQGLQELREEYSELSAKSIFYFQNGVNIASGTLQIQAGAVVLGAGRGKAGVTGAILIGHGFNNVYEGVGNIYRGPDNPSLVGPMRMAYQKILGIKNGNLGYYTVDLYLSVLGMVKLVRKPDSVQLFNKDPINYERAHKQMGTLALSFEALVDSFTLNAIIKESSLEK; encoded by the coding sequence ATGAATGAGGATTCGTGTGACATTGACGACGTCAGCCGTGCTGCATCCGATCTAGTCGCCTTTGGCTGCAAGATCGGCGCAACGCAGCTGTATGACAGTTTCACGCAACTGCGATTTAGCGAGATCGTTTCAGATTATGCGAATGAGATTATTCGGGCGGTGGATGAAGGTGTCATTAGTGCCAAGCAAGGATTGCAGGAACTCAGGGAGGAGTATTCAGAGCTTTCTGCCAAATCCATATTTTATTTTCAGAATGGAGTGAACATTGCTTCAGGGACCCTACAAATTCAGGCTGGCGCTGTAGTACTTGGAGCTGGCAGAGGGAAAGCCGGCGTCACGGGCGCGATATTAATCGGGCATGGCTTCAACAACGTTTACGAGGGGGTGGGAAACATCTATCGCGGCCCCGACAACCCAAGTTTGGTAGGGCCTATGAGAATGGCTTACCAGAAAATACTTGGTATCAAAAATGGTAATCTTGGCTATTACACTGTCGATCTATACCTCTCTGTTCTAGGCATGGTAAAACTCGTTAGAAAGCCAGATTCTGTGCAACTTTTCAATAAAGACCCTATAAACTACGAGCGAGCCCACAAGCAGATGGGAACACTAGCGTTGTCATTCGAAGCATTAGTCGACAGCTTCACGCTAAACGCAATTATAAAAGAATCGAGCCTTGAAAAATAA
- a CDS encoding Hcp family type VI secretion system effector — protein MANHSYMSITGNRQGLISAGCSDINSIGNKCQLGHLDEIMVLSYSHNMTTGNDGGVTADRGKHLPIMITKNIDKSSPLLSAALHEREVLDCTIFFYRTSPAGTQDKYFKIHISGAKIAHINLQVPHAIHLNDAQPQELVSFTYREISWTHIQAGTSGFSSWGNNDE, from the coding sequence ATGGCCAACCACAGCTACATGAGCATTACCGGAAATCGTCAAGGGCTTATCTCGGCCGGCTGCTCCGATATCAATTCAATCGGCAACAAATGTCAGTTGGGCCATCTCGATGAAATCATGGTCCTTTCCTATTCGCACAATATGACTACCGGTAATGACGGCGGCGTTACGGCCGACCGTGGCAAGCACTTGCCGATCATGATCACCAAGAACATCGACAAATCCTCCCCCCTCCTCTCCGCCGCACTTCACGAACGCGAAGTGCTGGACTGCACCATCTTTTTCTACCGAACCTCCCCCGCTGGCACGCAAGACAAATACTTCAAAATCCACATAAGCGGCGCAAAAATCGCCCACATCAACCTCCAGGTTCCTCACGCCATCCATTTGAACGACGCTCAGCCACAGGAACTGGTGTCATTCACTTACCGCGAAATCAGTTGGACCCATATTCAGGCGGGCACAAGCGGCTTCAGCAGTTGGGGAAATAACGATGAATGA
- a CDS encoding fructose-bisphosphate aldolase, protein MTIKKPLHHYAHMSHPATDHPVLLIDADAPLRELHACVAERLNAVLKYLDLIACTRLPDYAEHDINTVTNIARIMVQDVSDVFRVIEQRGFDAPA, encoded by the coding sequence ATGACGATCAAAAAACCGCTCCACCACTACGCCCACATGTCCCACCCCGCCACCGACCACCCCGTCCTCCTCATCGACGCCGACGCCCCATTGCGCGAACTCCACGCCTGCGTCGCCGAACGCCTCAACGCCGTCCTCAAATACCTCGACCTCATCGCCTGCACCCGCCTCCCCGACTACGCCGAACATGACATCAATACCGTGACCAACATCGCCAGGATCATGGTGCAGGACGTGAGTGATGTGTTTCGGGTGATTGAACAGCGGGGTTTCGACGCACCAGCCTGA
- a CDS encoding HD domain-containing protein: MTQTLERAIALAATAHAGQVDKGGAPYILHPLKVMLRMTTMEERIVAVLHDVVEDCGISLDDLRKEGFSEEVLTALESVTKVPGESYEDFVERAAQNPIGRVVKLADLEENSDLSRIASPSWEDLERVEKYRRAIGRLRA, from the coding sequence ATGACCCAGACACTCGAACGCGCCATCGCCCTCGCTGCCACCGCGCACGCCGGGCAGGTGGACAAGGGCGGTGCGCCGTACATTTTGCATCCGCTGAAAGTCATGTTGCGCATGACCACGATGGAAGAACGCATCGTCGCCGTGCTGCACGATGTGGTGGAGGATTGCGGCATCAGCCTCGATGATTTGCGCAAGGAAGGCTTCAGCGAGGAGGTGCTGACGGCGCTTGAATCGGTGACCAAAGTGCCAGGCGAGTCCTACGAGGATTTCGTCGAGCGCGCGGCGCAGAACCCGATCGGCCGGGTGGTGAAACTGGCGGATCTGGAAGAGAACAGTGACCTGTCGCGGATCGCCTCGCCGAGTTGGGAGGATCTGGAACGGGTCGAGAAGTATCGGCGGGCAATCGGACGGTTGCGCGCGTAA
- a CDS encoding AbrB family transcriptional regulator, whose product MKSILCLLIAAAVGAALQVSGVPHGLLLGAILVTALVTTRTGFAPATPYGLGYIQVTLGIATGLMFEAWDSATASAMLPSLGVLLLCLTVQIALAGWWLTRGAGWNRTDALLAVYPGALAAVFDLLESHQASSKVIIVHLMRLLLITVLVSLLIPGTAPVAVAEADPLSTGMALTVLSVIGLSVLVGRLLLAVGVPAPFMLTAIIITAVFVKSGWLHGFHMPNWSLSLAALILGVRIGSRFQGLGLAELGRHGRTALVSVGLMILVAAVFALAAGRLLGSDALSLWLAYMPGAIETIAIVAFAGGLNVVFILTHHLARMVVLHFAPALLVQVRRIREEV is encoded by the coding sequence ATGAAATCGATTCTGTGTTTGTTGATCGCTGCCGCCGTTGGTGCTGCGTTGCAGGTCAGCGGTGTTCCTCACGGCTTGTTGCTGGGGGCGATTCTCGTCACCGCGCTGGTCACCACGCGCACCGGTTTCGCCCCCGCAACCCCTTATGGCTTGGGCTACATTCAGGTGACGCTGGGCATCGCCACCGGGCTGATGTTCGAAGCGTGGGACAGTGCGACGGCATCGGCGATGTTGCCAAGCCTTGGCGTGTTGCTACTGTGTCTGACGGTGCAGATCGCCCTCGCCGGATGGTGGCTGACTCGCGGCGCGGGATGGAATCGCACCGATGCGCTGTTGGCGGTGTACCCCGGTGCATTGGCGGCGGTGTTCGATTTGCTGGAATCGCATCAGGCTTCAAGCAAGGTGATCATCGTGCATTTGATGCGGCTGCTGTTGATCACGGTGCTGGTGAGTTTGCTGATTCCTGGAACGGCACCGGTTGCCGTGGCCGAGGCCGATCCGTTGTCCACGGGCATGGCGCTGACCGTGCTGTCGGTGATCGGTTTGAGCGTGTTGGTCGGGCGTTTATTGCTCGCCGTTGGCGTGCCGGCACCGTTCATGCTGACGGCAATCATCATCACTGCCGTGTTCGTGAAATCAGGATGGCTGCACGGCTTTCACATGCCGAACTGGAGTTTGAGCCTGGCGGCGCTGATTCTGGGTGTGCGGATTGGCTCCCGTTTTCAAGGGCTCGGCCTCGCGGAACTGGGACGTCATGGCCGCACGGCATTGGTGTCGGTGGGTTTGATGATTCTGGTCGCGGCGGTTTTCGCGTTGGCGGCGGGACGGTTGCTGGGCAGCGATGCGCTGTCGTTGTGGCTCGCGTACATGCCAGGAGCAATCGAAACCATCGCTATTGTGGCGTTCGCCGGCGGGCTGAACGTGGTGTTTATCCTGACTCACCATCTGGCACGAATGGTGGTGCTGCATTTTGCGCCGGCGTTGTTGGTGCAGGTGCGGCGTATTAGAGAGGAAGTCTGA
- a CDS encoding DUF2955 domain-containing protein, with protein sequence MPTERSVPAQRALRLAFGTALCTAASYGFALPLSFLSPVLAVLLLASMPRPLPVKMALVLTLVAAFTTSLGLLLVPLLRYYPVCGVLLIGVGLFLVFTYGLRGGNVLIMTFLVIGMTMISAAGFASFELAMAVIGALVKGLLLAVVIVGLSHILFPEPANSPAPPPAPALPAEDVPRVALRATLIVLPTFLLVLIDPASYLPIILKAVSLGQQSTTTRTHHAGRELLGSTLLGGLLAVLFWCALSLFVHLWMFFLWMLLFGLLVARKLYRMHPTQLTPGFWLNTLITMIILLGQSVEDSAAGKDVYSAFAVRMGLFILVTLYSGVMMHLLVAHREHRQGVT encoded by the coding sequence ATGCCTACTGAGCGCAGCGTGCCGGCGCAACGAGCCTTGCGCCTGGCGTTCGGCACGGCGCTGTGCACCGCTGCCAGTTACGGTTTCGCCTTGCCACTATCGTTTCTGTCGCCGGTGCTCGCGGTGTTGCTGCTCGCCAGCATGCCCCGGCCGTTGCCAGTCAAAATGGCGCTGGTACTGACTTTGGTCGCCGCGTTTACCACCAGTCTCGGACTGTTGCTGGTGCCGTTGCTGCGGTATTACCCGGTGTGCGGCGTGCTGCTGATCGGTGTTGGGCTGTTTCTGGTGTTCACCTACGGTTTGCGCGGCGGCAACGTGCTGATCATGACGTTCCTGGTGATCGGCATGACCATGATCTCTGCCGCCGGCTTCGCCTCATTCGAGCTGGCGATGGCGGTGATCGGCGCACTGGTCAAAGGCCTGTTACTGGCCGTCGTCATCGTCGGCCTGAGCCACATCCTGTTCCCGGAACCGGCCAACAGTCCCGCGCCACCACCCGCCCCCGCCCTGCCCGCCGAAGACGTGCCCCGCGTAGCGTTGCGCGCAACATTGATCGTGCTGCCGACCTTCCTGCTGGTGCTGATAGACCCCGCCAGCTACCTGCCGATCATCCTCAAAGCCGTCAGCCTCGGCCAGCAAAGCACCACCACCCGCACCCACCATGCCGGGCGCGAACTGCTCGGCTCGACCTTGCTCGGCGGACTGCTGGCGGTGCTGTTCTGGTGTGCGTTGAGCCTGTTCGTACACCTGTGGATGTTCTTTCTGTGGATGCTGCTGTTCGGGCTGTTGGTGGCGCGCAAACTCTATCGGATGCACCCGACGCAACTCACGCCGGGGTTCTGGCTCAACACCCTGATCACCATGATCATCCTGCTCGGCCAATCGGTGGAAGACAGCGCGGCGGGCAAGGATGTCTACAGCGCATTTGCGGTGCGCATGGGGTTGTTCATTCTGGTGACGCTTTATAGCGGGGTGATGATGCACTTGCTCGTCGCGCACCGGGAACACCGTCAGGGTGTGACCTGA